One stretch of Schistocerca nitens isolate TAMUIC-IGC-003100 chromosome 11, iqSchNite1.1, whole genome shotgun sequence DNA includes these proteins:
- the LOC126213407 gene encoding zinc finger protein 676-like isoform X2, giving the protein MKSTHEFGTNTEDTTVDKNCSVATRCNCSTREKELHVYSCNFCQQSFPSKYRFIKHVFKHIEGTQPPSYVCKWCGEVFHSNVSLKKHLRMSESYHVLIAGNRKKYGSSEEHQSSIFSDSEPEVSIAEYNELNSYKGTWKAASDISNTHMTNNTEETNHYGSLSTTVNVRSQGDLLTANRIHKCDICGKHFAGAGNLKKHGLIHTRKKPHKCKMCGKSFAFPSDLKKHVLIHTGKKPHKCELCGQSFARSSTLIRHTLIHIGNKSHKCELCGQSFARRSTLNRHTIIHSGNKSHKCEICAKSFARADYLESHTLIHTGKKSHKCEICGKSFASTSKLKAHTLIHTGKKPHKCEICGKSFAISSDLKNHVFLHTGKKPHKCELCGQSFARRSTLNRHSLIHTGKKSYKWEICAGAGDLKSHTLIHTGKKPHKCEICGKSFAFSSNLKKHVLLHTGNKPHKCEICDKSFALSHYLKKHVLIHTGKKPQNFRDSCEIFC; this is encoded by the coding sequence ATGAAGTCAACACACGAGTTTGGTACCAATACAGAAGATACGACTGTTGATAAGAACTGCTCAGTTGCCACGCGATGTAACTGTAGTACGAGGGAAAAGGAGTTACATGTATATAGCTGTAATTTCTGCCAACAGAGCTTTCCATCAAAATACAGATTCATAAAGCATGTGTTTAAGCACATTGAAGGCACGCAACCACCTTcgtatgtttgtaagtggtgtggtgaagtatttcacagtaatgttagtttgaaaaaacatttgagaatgagtgagagtTATCATGTCTTAATTGCTGGAAACCGTAAAAAATATGGCTCTAGTGAAGAGCATCAAAGCAGTATCTTCTCAGATAGTGAGCCAGAAGTTTCTATCGCAGAATACAACGAGCTGAATTCGTACAAGGGAACATGGAAAGCTGCTAGTGACATAAGTAACACACACATGACAAATAATACCGAGGAAACAAATCATTATGGATCGTTATCTACAACTGTTAATGTCAGATCACAGGGTGATCTACTTACTGCAAACAGAATccacaaatgtgatatttgtggcaaACATTTTGCTGGTGCAGGCAATCTCAAGAAACATGGATTAATTCACACTAGAAAAAAACCTCACAAATGTAAgatgtgtgggaaatcttttgctttCCCAAGTGATCTGAAGaaacatgtattaattcacactggaaagaaacctcataaATGTGAGCTTTGTGGACAATCTTTTGCCAGGAGCAGCACTCTCATTAGACATACATTAATTCACATTGGAAATAAATCCCACAAATGTGAGCTTTGTGGACAATCTTTTGCCAGGAGAAGCACTCTCAATAGACATACAATAATTCACAGTGGAAATAAATCCCACAAATGCGAGATTTGTGCGAAATCTTTTGCGAGGGCAGACTATCTCGAAAGTCatacattaattcacactggaaaaaaATCCCACAAAtgcgagatttgtgggaaatcttttgccaGCACAAGTAAACTCAAGGcacacacattaattcacactggaaagaaacctcataaatgtgagatttgtgggaaatcttttgctatcTCAAGTGATCTCAAGAATCATGTATtccttcacactggaaagaaacctcataaATGTGAGCTTTGTGGACAATCTTTTGCCAGGAGAAGCACTCTCAATAGACattcattaattcacactggaaagaaatccTACAAATGGGAGATTTGTGCGGGGGCAGGCGATCTCAAAAGtcacacattaattcacactggaaagaaacctcataaatgtgagatttgtgggaaatcttttgctttctcaagcaatctcaagaaacatGTATTACTTCACACTGGTAATAAACCtcataaatgtgagatttgtgACAAATCATTTGCCCTCTCACATTATCTCAAGaaacatgt